In Bombus huntii isolate Logan2020A chromosome 9, iyBomHunt1.1, whole genome shotgun sequence, a single window of DNA contains:
- the LOC126869619 gene encoding rRNA-processing protein FCF1 homolog isoform X1 — translation MGKNKRTRKVVMQRFAQMKRMISLTDSRIKPEHRAPPRKVKKENPTEIKITEAPQQSSALFFQYNTQLGPPYHILVDTNFINFSIKNKLDIIENMMECLYAKCIPYITDCVLGEMEKLGQKYKIALRIMKDPRFERLNCMHKGTYADDCIVNRVTQHKCYIVATNDKDLKRRIRKIPGVPIMYVAQHRYTIERMPDAYGAPKK, via the exons atg GGAAAAAATAAGAGGACGCGAAAAGTTGTTATGCAAAGATTTGCACAAATGAAAAGAATGATAAGCCTGACAGATTCAAGAAT AAAACCAGAGCATCGTGCACCACCaagaaaagttaaaaaagaaaatccaactgaaattaaaataacagAAGC TCCCCAGCAGTCCTCTGCATTGTTTTTCCAATATAACACACAACTAGGACCTCCTTATCATATTTTGGtagatacaaattttataaatttctctattaaaaataaattagataTCATAGAAAATATGATGGAATGCCTTTATGCTAAATGCATTCCATATATAACGGATTGTGTGTTGGGTGAAATGGAAAAATTGGGCCAAAAGTATAAAATAGCTTTAAGGATTATGAAAGATCCTAGATTTGAAAGGTTAAACTGTATGCACAAAGGCACGTATGCGGATGACTGTATCGTCAATAGAGTAACTCAA CATAAATGCTACATTGTGGCAACTAACGACAAAGATCTAAAGAGGAGAATACGAAAAATACCTGGTGTACCTATAATGTACGTTGCTCAGCATAGATACACCATAGAAAGAATGCCGGATGCGTATGGAGCACCTAAAAAATAA
- the LOC126869619 gene encoding rRNA-processing protein FCF1 homolog isoform X2, whose protein sequence is MQRFAQMKRMISLTDSRIKPEHRAPPRKVKKENPTEIKITEAPQQSSALFFQYNTQLGPPYHILVDTNFINFSIKNKLDIIENMMECLYAKCIPYITDCVLGEMEKLGQKYKIALRIMKDPRFERLNCMHKGTYADDCIVNRVTQHKCYIVATNDKDLKRRIRKIPGVPIMYVAQHRYTIERMPDAYGAPKK, encoded by the exons ATGCAAAGATTTGCACAAATGAAAAGAATGATAAGCCTGACAGATTCAAGAAT AAAACCAGAGCATCGTGCACCACCaagaaaagttaaaaaagaaaatccaactgaaattaaaataacagAAGC TCCCCAGCAGTCCTCTGCATTGTTTTTCCAATATAACACACAACTAGGACCTCCTTATCATATTTTGGtagatacaaattttataaatttctctattaaaaataaattagataTCATAGAAAATATGATGGAATGCCTTTATGCTAAATGCATTCCATATATAACGGATTGTGTGTTGGGTGAAATGGAAAAATTGGGCCAAAAGTATAAAATAGCTTTAAGGATTATGAAAGATCCTAGATTTGAAAGGTTAAACTGTATGCACAAAGGCACGTATGCGGATGACTGTATCGTCAATAGAGTAACTCAA CATAAATGCTACATTGTGGCAACTAACGACAAAGATCTAAAGAGGAGAATACGAAAAATACCTGGTGTACCTATAATGTACGTTGCTCAGCATAGATACACCATAGAAAGAATGCCGGATGCGTATGGAGCACCTAAAAAATAA